Proteins encoded within one genomic window of Gemmatimonas sp.:
- a CDS encoding serine/threonine-protein kinase, with product MANVPLTPERLARMQECFERALELEDSALAAYLRDLQSEDADLAIRLRGLLDAHAQTGSGFESPVSLEFPDDAGVDPWIGRTVGVYEITRRIGVGGMGAVYEAARNDDQYRKRVAIKLLRAQTVSESAVRRFRRERQILATLEHPHIAALLDGGVTGDGHPFFAMEYVEGEPLTTYCDARALSITARLELFRQVCSAVQFAHQSLVVHRDLKPANILVNADGQVKLLDFGIASLLPSALDGAEAETLTRAGTRALTPGYASPEQLLGLPIGTRSDVYSLGVVLYEVLCGRRPFQSRSGDAVPARPSGAITAERLPQLSERSSDRARMRVAGDLDAIVLKALRTEPERRYGSAEELSADINNHLTGRAVSARPDSVGYRVGKFVRRRRAESVALALTLASIVGGSVVALRQERAANRERVRAEAEGKRAAEVTAFLTTMLGAANPGAFGRDVKVREVLDSASISANALARQPALESEIRMIIGGTYLALGEFPLAEAQYRLAVNAQQRLGSAGGRGAARALSQLSMAKEFQGQFPAADSLLRAADTLFAHHGFVDDEQRISHLDARARILSIIGDTKGAEPIFLEALALQRRQVPANDSSIAASYTNLAVVQSDLGNNRSAETLMVAAVAAARRAYGNSHPHVAAILSPLASVQERAGLPARAESTYRETIAMRKALLGNDHPDLAWTMHNFADFLMTKERYAESVAWSRQVLAMRGKSMKDEHPLIPASMSVLGRSLDGLDSLDAGERWLRESLAIRKSVYPPGHFLIASSEGQVGAHLALRGRYASAESMLLRSENQLVAARGDGAPIVVDARTRLVKLYQRWGKPDSVRVWQERMARSAKGS from the coding sequence ATGGCGAACGTCCCACTCACCCCGGAGCGCCTGGCGCGCATGCAAGAGTGCTTCGAGCGCGCACTGGAGCTCGAGGACAGCGCGCTCGCGGCATACCTGCGCGACCTGCAATCCGAAGACGCCGACCTGGCGATCCGCCTGCGTGGGCTGCTCGACGCGCACGCGCAGACGGGCAGCGGCTTCGAGAGTCCGGTGTCGCTGGAGTTCCCGGACGACGCAGGCGTAGACCCGTGGATTGGACGAACGGTCGGCGTGTACGAGATCACGCGCCGTATCGGTGTGGGCGGTATGGGTGCCGTGTACGAGGCGGCGCGCAACGACGATCAGTATCGCAAACGCGTAGCCATCAAGTTGCTGCGGGCGCAAACGGTGAGTGAGTCGGCCGTGCGCCGCTTCCGGCGTGAACGACAGATTCTCGCGACACTCGAACATCCGCACATCGCCGCGCTGCTCGATGGCGGCGTGACGGGTGATGGCCATCCGTTCTTCGCCATGGAGTACGTGGAAGGCGAGCCACTCACCACGTATTGCGATGCACGCGCCCTGTCGATCACGGCGCGGCTTGAACTGTTCCGGCAGGTGTGTTCGGCGGTGCAGTTCGCACACCAGAGTCTCGTCGTACATCGTGATCTCAAGCCCGCGAACATCCTCGTCAATGCCGACGGACAGGTCAAACTGCTCGATTTCGGCATCGCGTCGCTCTTGCCTTCGGCGCTCGATGGCGCCGAAGCGGAGACGCTCACGCGCGCCGGCACTCGCGCTCTCACTCCGGGCTATGCGTCGCCCGAACAGCTGCTCGGCCTCCCCATCGGCACGCGCTCTGACGTCTACTCGCTGGGCGTGGTGCTGTACGAAGTGCTCTGCGGCAGGCGGCCATTCCAGTCACGAAGCGGCGACGCGGTTCCAGCGCGACCCAGCGGAGCAATCACCGCCGAGCGGCTCCCGCAGCTCTCCGAGCGGTCCAGTGACCGCGCGCGGATGCGCGTCGCGGGTGATCTCGATGCAATCGTGCTGAAAGCGCTGCGCACCGAGCCCGAACGTCGGTACGGATCGGCTGAAGAACTGTCGGCCGACATCAACAATCATCTCACCGGTCGCGCGGTCTCCGCACGCCCGGACAGCGTGGGCTACCGCGTCGGCAAGTTCGTTCGCCGGCGTCGTGCCGAATCGGTGGCGCTGGCGCTCACACTGGCCTCCATCGTGGGTGGCAGCGTGGTTGCCCTCCGGCAGGAGCGCGCGGCCAATCGCGAGCGCGTGCGCGCCGAGGCCGAAGGTAAGCGCGCCGCCGAAGTCACGGCATTTCTCACCACGATGCTTGGCGCGGCGAACCCCGGCGCATTTGGACGTGACGTGAAAGTGCGTGAGGTGCTCGACTCGGCCTCGATCTCGGCCAACGCCCTCGCGCGTCAGCCGGCGCTGGAGTCGGAGATCCGCATGATCATTGGCGGTACCTATCTCGCGCTCGGCGAGTTTCCACTGGCGGAGGCGCAGTACCGACTCGCCGTGAACGCGCAGCAGCGGTTGGGGAGCGCCGGAGGACGCGGTGCCGCGCGTGCGCTCTCGCAGCTCAGCATGGCCAAGGAGTTTCAGGGACAGTTCCCCGCGGCCGACTCGCTGTTGCGCGCTGCCGATACCCTGTTTGCCCATCACGGCTTCGTCGATGACGAGCAGCGCATCAGTCATCTTGATGCCCGTGCGCGCATTCTGAGCATTATCGGTGATACCAAAGGGGCCGAGCCGATTTTTCTCGAGGCACTCGCATTGCAGCGTCGTCAGGTGCCGGCCAATGACTCATCGATCGCGGCGTCGTATACCAACCTCGCGGTGGTGCAGAGTGACCTTGGCAACAACCGGTCGGCGGAGACGCTGATGGTGGCGGCGGTGGCAGCGGCGCGTCGTGCGTATGGCAACTCGCATCCGCATGTGGCCGCCATCCTGTCGCCGCTGGCGAGCGTCCAGGAGCGGGCGGGGCTACCGGCGCGCGCCGAGTCGACGTACCGAGAAACCATTGCGATGCGGAAGGCACTGCTTGGCAACGACCATCCCGATCTGGCGTGGACGATGCATAACTTCGCCGACTTTCTGATGACGAAGGAGCGGTACGCCGAGAGCGTGGCGTGGTCACGTCAGGTGCTCGCGATGCGGGGGAAGTCGATGAAGGACGAGCATCCGCTCATTCCTGCGTCGATGAGTGTGTTGGGCCGTTCGCTCGACGGCCTCGACTCGCTCGACGCTGGCGAGCGGTGGCTGCGCGAGAGTTTAGCCATCAGAAAGTCCGTGTATCCGCCGGGGCATTTCCTGATCGCCTCGAGCGAGGGACAGGTTGGTGCGCATCTGGCGCTGCGTGGCCGCTACGCGAGCGCCGAATCGATGCTGTTGAGGAGTGAGAATCAGCTCGTGGCGGCGCGTGGCGATGGCGCGCCGATCGTGGTGGATGCGCGTACGCGCCTGGTGAAGCTGTACCAGCGCTGGGGAAAGCCTGATTCGGTGCGGGTGTGGCAGGAGCGGATGGCGAGGTCGGCCAAGGGCTCCTGA